Proteins found in one Fusarium keratoplasticum isolate Fu6.1 chromosome 12, whole genome shotgun sequence genomic segment:
- a CDS encoding TauD domain-containing protein: MDLPTGFPEQLRGPMAWGASDFGQNPAAYTLTLTESDLLAIEKAVNHFKGLGLPRGSVDRSNFPLPEGLTMKLRQINDTLNNGQGFQVVRGIDLTSYSEEEHILIFAGICAHVATHRNWFIDHLRHERQDDVAGVNLRPPELPVSMNFHTDVDSGPILALFMEKKSKSGGNQHLSSFWTIYNSLARESPEVIRELASSWHWEMPDKENLDGPNIVLPSRPIIGKADGRMQINFAKAYVAGDPKYPMNKGSPSLSPSQEAALKALSDTARKHSLQLDTKAGDLVLVNNLSIMHARDAFVDDVVSGEVRHVLRLWLQDQDSWPVASSLGYIEPKKAWHVPDKHQSLRTLSEWIQLPRPIRAVDAAASQKHA, translated from the exons ATGGACCTTCCTACCGGGTTCCCAGAACAGCTCAGGGGCCCCATGGCCTGGGGTGCATCTGATTTTGGCCAGAACCCAGCGGCGTACACTCTGACACTGACTGAAAGTGACCTACTGGCAATAGAAAAAGCCGTCAACCACTTCAAGG gccttggccttccacGAGGCTCCGTGGATCGGTCCAATTTTCCCCTGCCTGAGGGTCTCACCATGAAGCTCCGGCAGATCAATGATACCCTGAACAATGGACAGGGATTTCAGGTTGTGCGCGGGATCGACCTCACCTCTTACAGTGAGGAGGAAcacatcctcatctttgctggCATCTGTGCCCATGTGGCTACCCACCGAAACTGGTTCATCG ATCATCTCCGGCATGAAAGACAGGACGATGTGGCTGGCGTCAACTTGCGCCCGCCGGAGTTGCCAGTCTCCATG AACTTCCACACTGATGTGGACTCGGGGCCTATTCTCGCACTTTtcatggagaagaagtccaAATCTGGTGGCAACCAACACCTCTCGAGTTTCTGGACCATCTACAATTCCCTTGCTAGGGAGTCTCCTGAGGTCATCAGGGAGCTTGCATCCAGCTGGCACTGGGAAATGCCAGACAAAGAGAATCTTGATGGACCCAACATCGTTCTGCCATCTCGGCCAATCATTGGTAAAGCGGATGGAAGAATGCAGATCAACTTTGCCAAGGCATATGTTGCTGGCGACCCCAAGTACCCTATGAACAAGGGCTCGCCATCCTTGTCCCCATCACAAGAGGCTGCTCTCAAGGCCCTCTCTGACACAGCAAGGAAGCACAGTCTTCAGCTTGATACCAAAGCAGGCGATCTTGTTCTAGTCAACAACCTCTCCATCATGCACGCTAGAGACGCTTTTGTTGACGATGTAGTGTCTGGCGAGGTACGACATGTGCTCCGGCTCTGGCTTCAAGATCAGGACAGTTGGCCTGTGGCTTCTTCCCTTGGGTACATCGAGCCTAAGAAGGCGTGGCATGTTCCGGATAAGCATCAGTCGCTGCGTACACTGTCTGAATGGATTCAGCTACCCCGACCCATCCGTGCGGTTGATGCAGCTGCATCACAAAAACATGCCTGA